A window of Desulfocurvibacter africanus subsp. africanus DSM 2603 contains these coding sequences:
- a CDS encoding DUF1538 domain-containing protein, translating into MKRRILALLAEVASAILPITGIVLLLHLFATPLDDEHLARFLGGAAMMSLGLMFFFVGVRTGFLPMGETVGNDLPKIASVIIIVVMVFALGAMMALAEPTVRVLAHQVGLASNGRIGGNVLIFTIATGVGICVSAAVIRIFLGFPISRLLAGGYIVALLLAFLGPSDFVGLAFDAGGVATGPITVPFVMALGLGVAAVLGGKSAFSDGFGLVGLACLGPILGVLLLGVLA; encoded by the coding sequence ATGAAACGCCGAATCCTAGCTCTCCTGGCCGAGGTCGCCTCCGCCATTCTGCCCATCACGGGCATCGTGCTGCTCTTGCACCTGTTCGCGACTCCCTTGGACGACGAGCACCTCGCCCGCTTCCTCGGCGGCGCGGCCATGATGTCCCTGGGACTCATGTTCTTTTTCGTGGGCGTGCGCACGGGCTTTCTGCCCATGGGAGAAACCGTGGGCAACGACTTGCCCAAGATCGCCTCCGTGATCATCATCGTTGTCATGGTCTTCGCGTTGGGCGCAATGATGGCCTTGGCCGAGCCGACCGTGCGCGTCCTGGCCCATCAGGTGGGGTTGGCGTCCAATGGCCGGATTGGAGGGAATGTCCTGATATTCACCATCGCAACGGGCGTGGGCATCTGCGTGAGCGCGGCCGTGATCCGCATCTTCCTCGGCTTTCCGATTTCTCGCCTGCTCGCCGGCGGATACATCGTGGCCTTGCTGCTGGCTTTCCTCGGACCTTCCGATTTCGTGGGCCTGGCCTTCGACGCAGGCGGTGTGGCCACCGGGCCAATCACGGTCCCGTTCGTGATGGCCTTGGGATTGGGCGTCGCCGCGGTCTTGGGCGGCAAGTCGGCCTTCTCCGACGGCTTCGGGCTGGTGGGCCTGGCCTGCCTTGGGCCCATTTTGGGCGTCCTGTTGCTCGGGGTGCTGGCATGA
- a CDS encoding DUF1538 domain-containing protein gives MSLLLEFLDVRQTAWGVLQSLGPILLFFLALQALRFRLPREYLLGIIKGVVLTFAGLVLFLQGVQVGFLPAGESLGRSLGQIGSLWLLMPVGFCLGFAATIAEPSVRVLGYEVEKASLGRIKGRVIVLTLSLGVATLMALAMLRVTQGISILYFLVPGYLAAIVLMCCAPPAFVGIAFDSGAASTGPMTATFVMSLMLGIAAQMEGRDPIRDGFGLIAMVTMAPIIAIMCLGCIQAFIGRER, from the coding sequence ATGAGTCTGCTGCTTGAATTCCTCGACGTGCGTCAGACCGCCTGGGGCGTACTGCAATCCCTCGGCCCTATCCTTTTGTTTTTTCTGGCCTTGCAAGCCTTGCGTTTTCGTCTGCCGCGCGAATATCTGCTCGGGATCATCAAGGGCGTGGTCTTGACCTTCGCTGGCCTTGTCCTTTTCCTGCAGGGCGTGCAGGTGGGCTTTCTTCCCGCGGGCGAGTCCCTGGGCCGGTCCCTTGGCCAAATAGGCAGCCTGTGGCTGCTGATGCCCGTGGGCTTCTGCCTCGGCTTCGCGGCCACCATCGCCGAGCCGTCCGTGCGCGTGCTGGGTTACGAGGTGGAGAAGGCCTCCCTGGGCCGGATCAAGGGACGGGTCATCGTCCTGACGCTCTCCCTGGGCGTGGCGACCCTGATGGCCCTGGCCATGCTGCGTGTCACGCAGGGCATCTCCATCCTTTACTTCCTCGTCCCTGGGTATCTTGCCGCCATCGTGCTAATGTGTTGCGCTCCTCCGGCCTTCGTGGGGATTGCCTTCGACTCCGGGGCCGCATCCACCGGACCCATGACCGCGACCTTCGTCATGTCGCTCATGCTGGGGATCGCGGCCCAGATGGAAGGGAGAGATCCCATTCGCGACGGCTTCGGCCTGATCGCCATGGTCACCATGGCCCCCATTATCGCCATAATGTGCCTGGGTTGCATCCAGGCCTTCATAGGGAGAGAACGATGA
- a CDS encoding DUF401 family protein, with the protein MDTFAGSLPLIKLFCVFAAMLAGIRYRLGLWPSVLGGSLLLGLAFGMPLPVWLTTAGVALTTAKTLLLAVVVILILVLSDILELSGQNRRLMDAFSGYLTSPRLRLAFFPSLIGLLPMPGGAVFSAPMLGSVAEGMNIRPEDKVMLNYWFRHMWELIWPLYPGIILASSLSGVPLITLIAYTLPGMIFFTVLGWWFLLRPSRLPLPIEAVSERKPRNARKALLHGLPLLVAIVGSLGLEGLLSAARPDVPYEWGIIAGLATAIAWTMLQNGLKLGFLAKVLLQRKLLGMLLAIASIFVFKDVMAGSGVVEALSASAGGAMAMFAASVLLPYLVGLVSGITMAFVGATFPLMLGLLQQAGAMDSLIPYMVLSLFSGFLGVMSSPLHICYVLSCQYFEVGLGRPWRKLLAPCALLMAFAVAYFRVLA; encoded by the coding sequence ATGGACACATTCGCGGGCTCCCTGCCCCTCATCAAGCTATTCTGCGTCTTCGCCGCCATGCTGGCGGGCATCCGCTACCGCCTGGGCCTGTGGCCTTCGGTCCTGGGCGGCAGCCTGCTGCTTGGACTGGCCTTCGGCATGCCGCTGCCGGTTTGGCTGACCACGGCCGGAGTGGCCTTGACCACGGCCAAGACGCTGCTGCTGGCCGTCGTGGTCATCCTCATCCTCGTGCTCAGCGACATCCTTGAGCTGAGCGGCCAAAACCGGCGGCTCATGGACGCCTTTTCCGGCTATCTTACCAGCCCACGCCTGCGTTTGGCCTTCTTTCCCTCGCTCATCGGGCTTTTGCCCATGCCCGGTGGGGCGGTCTTCTCCGCGCCCATGCTGGGCAGCGTGGCCGAGGGCATGAATATCCGGCCCGAAGACAAGGTCATGCTCAACTACTGGTTCCGGCACATGTGGGAACTGATCTGGCCCCTGTATCCGGGCATCATCCTGGCCTCGTCCCTGTCCGGCGTGCCGCTGATCACACTCATCGCCTATACCTTGCCGGGCATGATCTTCTTCACCGTCCTGGGCTGGTGGTTCCTGCTGCGGCCCTCGCGCCTGCCCCTGCCGATCGAGGCCGTCAGCGAGCGCAAGCCGCGCAACGCCCGTAAGGCGCTGCTGCACGGTCTGCCTTTGCTCGTGGCCATCGTGGGCTCCCTGGGGCTGGAAGGCCTGCTCTCGGCCGCACGGCCGGATGTGCCTTACGAGTGGGGCATCATAGCCGGTCTTGCCACGGCCATCGCCTGGACCATGCTCCAGAACGGACTGAAACTCGGCTTCCTGGCCAAGGTGCTCCTGCAGCGAAAGCTGCTCGGCATGCTGCTGGCCATCGCCAGCATCTTTGTATTCAAGGACGTCATGGCCGGCTCCGGTGTCGTGGAGGCTTTGTCCGCATCCGCGGGCGGCGCCATGGCCATGTTCGCCGCCTCGGTCCTGCTGCCCTACCTGGTTGGTCTGGTTTCGGGCATCACCATGGCTTTCGTGGGCGCGACCTTCCCGCTCATGCTGGGCCTTCTACAGCAGGCCGGGGCCATGGACAGCCTCATCCCCTACATGGTGCTCAGCCTCTTTTCCGGCTTCCTGGGCGTGATGTCCTCGCCCTTGCACATCTGCTACGTGCTGTCCTGCCAGTACTTCGAGGTGGGCCTGGGCAGGCCCTGGCGCAAGCTCCTGGCTCCCTGTGCGCTTCTGATGGCCTTCGCGGTGGCATACTTTCGCGTGCTGGCGTAG
- a CDS encoding HDOD domain-containing protein, with product MSQTSSECAKKDPDDFLFLVEQGQGLPELRQTTRELIDLFWRQDATARDLIRILASDQELSQSIVDTSNRKYFQGLFVASTPRQAVARMGFRFSKAMALVTTLGMDLQPLMADNGMRNDFVTRAMCRAVTAREMEDYARCIDMEEALVLGFVWGVGDLLWQPLLGGHPQDACPLDLASLEECLRRERLQAGVDHLQLAAAALRHWGFPPRATACMLCAEEAGPEAVSLRACCEVADLFTRLLFSGFQDVYAVFAKGREHFNLEADELGDVLLTSLGELARMTETLIIDLDMQSGLRELLRKSSRSIGKLQGNSVTATRLPAFEALAQSSDSRSDQVLQAVAHEVRNPLMAVAGFARKLVATVNPTSRESEYAQVILEEGQRLEAVLARMHGGLRP from the coding sequence ATGAGCCAAACCTCTTCCGAATGTGCCAAGAAAGACCCGGACGATTTCCTGTTTCTAGTGGAACAGGGACAGGGGCTTCCGGAATTGCGGCAGACTACCCGCGAGCTGATCGACCTTTTCTGGAGGCAGGACGCCACGGCCCGCGACCTGATCCGTATCCTGGCTTCGGATCAGGAGCTTTCCCAGTCCATCGTGGATACCTCCAACCGCAAGTACTTCCAGGGCCTTTTCGTGGCCTCCACTCCGCGTCAGGCCGTGGCCCGCATGGGCTTCCGCTTCAGCAAGGCCATGGCCCTGGTCACGACACTGGGCATGGACCTGCAGCCGCTCATGGCCGACAATGGCATGCGCAACGATTTCGTCACCCGCGCCATGTGCCGAGCCGTCACGGCGCGGGAAATGGAGGATTACGCGCGCTGCATCGACATGGAAGAGGCCCTGGTGCTGGGCTTTGTCTGGGGCGTGGGCGATCTGCTCTGGCAACCGCTTCTGGGCGGCCATCCACAAGACGCTTGCCCCCTGGATCTGGCCTCCCTGGAGGAATGCCTGCGACGTGAGCGCTTGCAGGCCGGCGTTGACCACCTGCAGCTCGCGGCAGCGGCCCTGCGCCACTGGGGATTTCCGCCGCGCGCCACGGCCTGCATGCTGTGCGCCGAGGAGGCCGGTCCCGAGGCCGTGTCCCTGCGCGCGTGCTGCGAGGTGGCCGATCTGTTCACCAGGCTGCTCTTTTCGGGCTTTCAGGACGTGTACGCGGTCTTTGCCAAAGGCCGCGAGCACTTTAACCTGGAGGCCGACGAACTGGGCGATGTCCTGCTCACCAGCCTGGGCGAGCTGGCCCGCATGACCGAAACACTCATCATCGACCTGGATATGCAGTCCGGCCTGCGCGAGCTGCTGCGCAAATCCAGCCGCTCCATCGGCAAATTGCAAGGCAACTCGGTTACCGCAACCAGGCTGCCGGCCTTCGAAGCCCTGGCCCAGTCTTCCGACAGCAGGTCCGATCAGGTCCTGCAGGCCGTGGCCCACGAGGTGCGCAATCCGCTCATGGCCGTGGCCGGCTTCGCCCGCAAGCTCGTGGCCACGGTCAATCCAACTTCGCGCGAGAGCGAGTACGCGCAGGTCATTCTGGAGGAAGGTCAGCGCCTGGAAGCGGTCCTGGCCAGGATGCACGGCGGATTGCGGCCCTGA
- a CDS encoding methyl-accepting chemotaxis protein, whose protein sequence is MRLSLKTKFLIPTLSLIAMGMLLLAWMNFARMEQGFSDMLGSNMVNLAECMSGHISDNVGTKLKLVAAWTTNPDIQALAISGESDTSGVASAFLHSCMGSVDGLLYMNLTNLKGQVIASTSAKAVGKLNVSDRYWFKAVVHDKRANVVSKAVVSKTTNEANVAVAQPVYDAHGRLLGAMNAGIDLAYLTNKTASVKIGSTGFSYIIDEDGMYLAHPQRELFLATELPKKPWGKDIMSVSGTSYVQYIENDELKLASVTKDQTTGWTFVVMAPHEDMSTLLAGITKQSALVMSGIALFLMAIIWYLLNRIIISPVSACVDFAQHVTKGDLESNLEIKRKDELGALAAALGEMVKAIKTSLDEARNQRAEAQKQGLAARQALEAAEEAGRKAEAAKREGTREAVLKLQGVVETLNSASDRLSVHMEQVLRIVEGQERLAAETATAMEEMNSAVIEVARNAGEASDHSDQTRSKAQEGGLVTEQSLKAIHRVESLAADLETEMSSLGAKAQAIDHIMSVISDIADQTNLLALNAAIEAARAGDAGRGFAVVADEVRKLAEKTMSATKEVGGVIGAIQSGTHENVVKVKEAAAAVQQAAMLAKQSESSLREITGLVEMSTGQVQYIAQAAGQQSTASDEINRTVLEMSGHATKIFEGVRESKRTVEDLTEQARELQAVINSLQEQAGA, encoded by the coding sequence GTGCGACTAAGCCTCAAGACCAAGTTTCTCATTCCCACACTATCGCTCATCGCCATGGGCATGCTGCTGCTTGCGTGGATGAACTTTGCCCGGATGGAGCAAGGTTTCTCGGACATGCTTGGCAGCAACATGGTAAATCTCGCCGAATGCATGTCCGGTCACATCAGTGATAACGTAGGTACCAAACTCAAGCTCGTCGCGGCCTGGACGACAAATCCAGATATCCAGGCCCTGGCCATCAGTGGAGAATCAGACACCTCTGGAGTAGCTAGCGCCTTCCTGCATTCTTGTATGGGTTCCGTGGACGGCCTGCTTTACATGAATCTCACCAACCTGAAAGGCCAGGTCATCGCCTCCACCAGCGCAAAAGCGGTTGGCAAGCTGAACGTTTCAGACCGGTACTGGTTCAAGGCCGTGGTTCATGACAAGCGAGCAAACGTCGTTTCCAAGGCTGTGGTCAGCAAGACAACCAACGAAGCCAATGTGGCCGTCGCCCAACCCGTCTACGATGCGCACGGGCGGTTGCTGGGGGCCATGAACGCCGGCATCGACCTGGCCTACCTCACGAACAAAACGGCTTCGGTCAAGATCGGCAGCACCGGTTTTTCATATATAATCGATGAAGATGGCATGTACTTGGCCCATCCGCAGCGCGAGCTGTTTCTGGCTACCGAGCTGCCTAAGAAGCCTTGGGGCAAGGATATCATGTCAGTGTCCGGGACCAGCTATGTTCAGTACATTGAAAACGACGAACTCAAGCTGGCCTCGGTGACGAAGGATCAGACGACCGGCTGGACCTTCGTGGTCATGGCGCCTCATGAGGACATGTCCACGCTGCTGGCTGGCATAACCAAGCAGAGCGCCCTGGTCATGTCGGGTATAGCCCTCTTCCTCATGGCCATCATCTGGTACCTGCTGAACAGGATCATCATCTCGCCCGTATCGGCATGTGTCGACTTTGCCCAGCACGTCACGAAGGGCGATCTTGAATCAAACCTGGAGATAAAACGGAAAGATGAACTGGGTGCGCTCGCCGCAGCCCTCGGGGAGATGGTAAAGGCCATCAAGACCAGCCTGGACGAGGCTCGCAACCAGCGCGCCGAGGCCCAGAAACAGGGGCTGGCCGCTCGGCAAGCCCTTGAAGCTGCGGAAGAGGCTGGTCGCAAAGCCGAAGCCGCCAAGCGGGAAGGCACGCGCGAGGCCGTGCTCAAGCTCCAGGGTGTGGTCGAGACGTTGAACTCGGCCTCGGACCGGCTCTCCGTGCACATGGAGCAGGTCCTGCGGATCGTCGAAGGCCAGGAGCGTCTAGCCGCCGAGACCGCCACGGCCATGGAGGAGATGAACTCCGCTGTAATCGAGGTGGCCAGGAATGCCGGGGAGGCCTCCGACCATTCGGACCAAACGAGGAGCAAGGCCCAGGAGGGCGGGCTAGTCACGGAGCAGTCCCTCAAGGCCATCCACCGCGTGGAATCGCTGGCCGCGGACCTGGAAACGGAGATGAGCAGCCTGGGTGCCAAGGCTCAGGCCATCGACCACATCATGAGCGTGATCTCGGATATCGCCGATCAGACCAACCTGCTGGCCTTGAATGCGGCCATTGAAGCGGCCCGGGCCGGAGACGCCGGCAGGGGCTTCGCCGTGGTAGCCGACGAGGTTCGCAAGCTGGCGGAAAAGACCATGTCCGCCACCAAGGAAGTCGGAGGTGTCATCGGCGCGATCCAGAGCGGCACCCATGAGAACGTGGTCAAGGTCAAGGAGGCAGCTGCAGCCGTGCAGCAGGCAGCGATGCTTGCCAAACAGTCCGAGAGCTCCTTGCGCGAGATCACCGGGTTGGTGGAGATGTCCACCGGACAGGTCCAGTATATAGCTCAGGCTGCTGGGCAGCAGTCTACAGCCAGCGACGAGATCAACAGGACCGTGCTGGAAATGAGCGGCCACGCCACGAAGATTTTCGAGGGAGTGCGTGAGTCTAAGCGCACTGTGGAGGATCTCACCGAGCAGGCCCGTGAGCTTCAGGCTGTCATCAACTCGTTGCAGGAACAGGCTGGGGCATAG
- a CDS encoding ATP-dependent 6-phosphofructokinase — translation MNTMSAAWDTLAIQSLGECKVANPLPYCRFVSDATLLRMNVPEEDLPEPTEELIYCDFQMAGPREKIYFDPSKVKCAIVTCGGLCPGINDVIRSIVMEAFHNYNIASCVGIRYGLQGFIPKYQHDLMELTPRSVADIHQFGGTILGSSRGSQPVDQIVDALERMNVSILFVIGGDGTMRAAKAIQQEVAARGRKIGVIGIPKTIDNDINFVSKSFGFDTAVEKATEAIDCAHTEAVGAYNGIGLVKLMGREAGFIAAQSVLALKEVNFVLVPEQRFDFEGENGLLPALERRLKSRKHAVIVAAEGAGQDHTGQSGEKDASGNVKLGDISDVLMARIKGYFAKRDMPITIKYIDPSYIIRSVPANSNDRVYCGFLGQHALHAGMAGKTGMVVSRMQDRYVHLPMELVTDKRKRLNLRSDYWRSVLESTGQDPITNIFRDQTCLS, via the coding sequence ATGAACACGATGTCCGCTGCCTGGGACACGTTGGCCATTCAGTCCCTGGGCGAGTGCAAGGTCGCCAACCCGCTGCCCTATTGCCGTTTCGTCTCGGACGCCACACTACTGCGCATGAACGTGCCCGAGGAGGACCTGCCCGAGCCCACGGAAGAGCTCATTTACTGCGATTTCCAGATGGCCGGGCCGCGCGAGAAGATCTACTTCGACCCTTCCAAGGTCAAATGCGCCATCGTGACCTGTGGTGGTTTGTGCCCGGGCATCAACGACGTCATCCGCTCCATCGTCATGGAAGCCTTCCACAACTACAATATCGCGTCTTGCGTGGGCATCCGCTACGGCTTGCAGGGCTTCATCCCCAAGTACCAGCACGACCTCATGGAGCTGACCCCGCGCAGCGTTGCCGACATCCACCAGTTCGGCGGCACCATCCTGGGTTCCTCGCGCGGCTCCCAGCCCGTGGACCAGATCGTGGACGCCCTGGAGCGCATGAACGTGAGCATCCTGTTCGTCATCGGCGGCGACGGCACCATGCGCGCGGCCAAGGCCATCCAGCAGGAAGTGGCCGCCAGGGGGCGCAAGATCGGCGTCATCGGCATTCCCAAGACCATCGACAACGACATCAACTTCGTATCCAAGTCCTTCGGCTTCGACACGGCCGTGGAAAAGGCCACCGAGGCCATCGACTGCGCGCACACCGAGGCCGTGGGCGCTTACAACGGCATCGGCCTGGTCAAGCTCATGGGCCGCGAGGCAGGCTTTATCGCCGCCCAGTCCGTGCTGGCTCTCAAGGAGGTAAACTTCGTGCTCGTGCCCGAGCAGCGCTTCGACTTCGAGGGCGAGAACGGCCTGCTGCCGGCCCTGGAGAGACGCCTCAAGTCCCGCAAGCACGCGGTCATCGTGGCCGCCGAGGGAGCAGGCCAGGACCACACGGGCCAGAGCGGCGAGAAGGACGCCTCGGGCAACGTGAAGCTCGGCGATATCAGCGACGTGCTCATGGCGCGCATCAAGGGCTACTTTGCCAAACGCGACATGCCCATCACCATCAAGTACATCGACCCGAGCTATATCATCCGCTCGGTGCCGGCCAACTCCAATGATCGCGTCTACTGCGGCTTCCTGGGCCAGCATGCCCTGCACGCTGGTATGGCCGGCAAGACCGGCATGGTCGTCAGCCGCATGCAGGACCGTTACGTGCACCTGCCTATGGAACTGGTCACGGACAAGCGCAAACGGCTCAACTTGCGTTCGGACTACTGGCGCAGCGTGCTCGAATCCACGGGCCAGGACCCCATCACCAACATCTTCCGCGACCAGACTTGCCTGAGTTAG
- a CDS encoding P-II family nitrogen regulator: MKLQTNQDLIVTIVNKGWSERVIKSSKAAGAEGGTILFARGTGVREKTSFLGISVEPEKEMILTIVPNSLTEKVLQAIVDGAGLEKPGAGIAFVLPLKAVAGICHLPPKAMSIDEVVCD, encoded by the coding sequence ATGAAGCTGCAGACCAACCAGGACCTCATCGTGACCATCGTGAACAAGGGCTGGAGCGAGCGGGTCATCAAGTCCTCCAAGGCGGCCGGAGCCGAGGGCGGCACCATCCTTTTCGCCCGCGGAACCGGAGTTCGCGAGAAAACAAGTTTTCTCGGCATCTCCGTGGAGCCGGAAAAGGAAATGATCCTGACCATCGTCCCGAACTCGCTGACGGAGAAAGTGCTGCAGGCCATCGTCGACGGAGCCGGCCTGGAAAAGCCCGGCGCGGGCATCGCTTTCGTGCTGCCGCTCAAGGCCGTGGCCGGCATCTGCCATCTTCCGCCCAAAGCCATGTCCATCGATGAGGTGGTCTGCGACTGA
- a CDS encoding monovalent cation:proton antiporter family protein encodes MELPILKEAVVIFGLSIGVIIVCHRFRIPAIIGFLLTGVLAGPHGLGLVSAAHEVEVLAEIGVILLLFVIGMELSFKELLRLKKPVFLGGAAQVLLTIIVFDGLSMLLGASAGHAVFAGFLAALSSTAVVLKLLSERAELDAPHGRIALGILIFQDIVVVPMMLLIPFLSGRAGNLGASLMLLAIKTVVIILILWVLAKWVIPRVLLMVVRTRSRELFLMTTLGLCFSVAMLTSAVGLSLSLGAFLAGLLMSESEYSLSALEGILPFRDVFTSVFFVSIGMLLDMGYFIDNLGVVVLVTLAVLVVKSVLATGAGLVLGYPLRVTVQAGLALGQIGEFSFVLAGVGVSYGLLAGSEYQLFLAAAIMTMALTPFLIMAAPRVSAFLARKAPLSGGPLVPAGTECETETLSDHLVIVGFGVGGRHLARAAQMAGIRYVIVEMNPDTVRNEAAKGEPIFYGDAAQPAVMEHAGLSRARILAVVIADPAAIRRITEAARKANPALRIVVRTRFVAEIEPLKALGANEVIPEEFETSVEIFTRVLSAYLVPRRDIERFTFDVRAEGYGLLRKPGLAREPYCDLSGVCSGFEVTALKVDAGSFLDGKNLKEAELRKTHGLTLVAINREGKMIANPGAGFRLQGGDVAYIFGEHAEVLDKAGLFAAAKLEGDRRREEVPA; translated from the coding sequence ATGGAACTCCCCATACTCAAGGAAGCGGTCGTCATATTCGGCCTGTCCATCGGCGTCATCATCGTTTGCCATCGTTTCCGCATACCGGCCATCATCGGCTTTCTGCTGACCGGCGTGCTGGCAGGCCCGCATGGCCTGGGCCTGGTAAGCGCGGCCCATGAGGTCGAAGTGCTGGCCGAGATCGGCGTCATCCTGCTGTTGTTCGTCATCGGCATGGAGCTGTCCTTCAAGGAACTATTGCGGCTCAAGAAGCCGGTATTTCTGGGCGGAGCGGCCCAGGTGCTGCTGACCATAATCGTCTTCGACGGTTTGTCCATGCTGCTGGGGGCGTCCGCGGGACACGCCGTGTTCGCCGGCTTCCTGGCGGCCTTGTCCAGCACGGCCGTGGTGCTCAAGCTGCTGTCCGAAAGGGCCGAGCTGGATGCGCCGCACGGACGCATCGCGCTGGGCATCCTCATCTTCCAGGACATTGTCGTGGTGCCCATGATGCTGCTGATTCCCTTCCTTTCCGGACGGGCGGGCAACCTGGGGGCATCGTTAATGCTTCTGGCCATCAAGACCGTGGTAATCATCCTGATCCTGTGGGTGCTGGCCAAGTGGGTCATCCCGCGCGTGCTGCTCATGGTCGTGCGCACGCGCAGCCGCGAGCTGTTCCTCATGACCACCCTGGGCCTGTGCTTCTCCGTGGCCATGCTGACCTCGGCCGTGGGCCTGTCCCTGTCCCTGGGCGCGTTCCTGGCCGGTTTGCTCATGAGCGAGTCCGAGTACAGCCTGAGCGCCCTGGAGGGCATCCTGCCCTTCCGCGACGTGTTCACCAGCGTGTTCTTCGTGTCCATCGGCATGCTGTTGGATATGGGCTACTTCATAGACAACTTGGGCGTGGTGGTCCTGGTCACGCTGGCCGTCCTGGTGGTCAAGTCCGTGCTGGCCACCGGCGCGGGCCTGGTGCTGGGCTACCCGCTGCGCGTGACGGTCCAGGCCGGCCTGGCCCTGGGCCAGATCGGCGAGTTCTCCTTCGTGCTGGCGGGAGTGGGCGTATCCTATGGCCTGCTGGCCGGGTCCGAGTACCAGTTGTTCCTGGCAGCGGCCATCATGACCATGGCCCTGACGCCCTTCCTCATCATGGCCGCGCCGCGCGTGTCCGCCTTCCTGGCCCGCAAGGCCCCGCTGTCCGGCGGCCCGCTGGTCCCGGCAGGAACGGAGTGCGAGACCGAGACCTTGAGCGACCACCTGGTAATCGTTGGTTTCGGCGTAGGCGGCAGGCATCTGGCCCGCGCGGCCCAGATGGCCGGCATCCGCTATGTCATCGTGGAAATGAATCCGGATACGGTGCGCAACGAGGCGGCCAAGGGCGAGCCCATCTTCTACGGCGACGCGGCCCAGCCGGCGGTAATGGAGCACGCGGGCCTGAGCCGGGCGCGCATCCTGGCCGTGGTCATCGCCGATCCCGCGGCTATCCGTCGCATCACCGAGGCCGCGCGCAAAGCCAATCCCGCCCTGCGCATCGTGGTGCGCACGCGCTTCGTGGCCGAGATCGAGCCCCTCAAGGCCCTTGGGGCCAACGAGGTCATTCCCGAGGAATTCGAGACATCCGTTGAGATATTCACCCGCGTGCTCTCGGCCTATCTCGTGCCCCGCCGGGACATCGAGCGTTTCACCTTCGATGTGCGCGCCGAGGGCTACGGCCTGCTGCGCAAGCCGGGCCTGGCCCGCGAACCGTACTGCGACCTGAGCGGCGTGTGCTCGGGCTTCGAGGTCACCGCTCTCAAAGTCGATGCGGGCTCTTTTCTGGACGGCAAGAACCTCAAGGAAGCCGAGCTGCGCAAGACACATGGCCTGACTCTGGTGGCGATCAACCGGGAAGGCAAGATGATCGCCAATCCCGGCGCCGGCTTCCGGCTGCAAGGCGGTGATGTGGCCTACATCTTCGGGGAGCACGCCGAGGTCCTCGACAAGGCTGGGCTGTTCGCCGCGGCCAAGCTGGAAGGCGACCGTCGCCGTGAGGAGGTGCCGGCATGA
- a CDS encoding zinc-dependent alcohol dehydrogenase family protein — MKAMLLHEYGEAARFREEDIPQPRTKPGHVLIQVKAASFNPVDYKIRTLGPDFGPELPAVLHGDVAGVVEEVGQSVTALKPGDKVYGCAGGVRNTGGALAEYMLADADLLAPMPGNLGFAESAALPLVSLTAWQGLHDMASVVKGAHVLVHGATGGVGHVAVQVAKNLGARVAGTVGSADKAEVARSLGVEEVIDYKQEPVEEYVRRLTDGQGFDVVMDTVGGKNLEACFPATKLYGHVVTTVARGDHDLSLAHARGLTIHCVFMLLPLVTGQDRAHYGQVLRRLTAWAEDGSLRPLLDSRRFAVTEANEAHEYWASGKHRGKIVLEWR, encoded by the coding sequence ATGAAGGCGATGCTGCTGCACGAATACGGCGAGGCTGCTAGGTTCCGCGAAGAAGACATCCCACAACCACGGACAAAGCCCGGCCATGTGCTCATCCAAGTCAAGGCCGCGAGCTTCAACCCCGTGGACTACAAGATCCGCACCCTGGGCCCGGACTTCGGTCCGGAGCTGCCGGCCGTGCTGCACGGCGACGTGGCGGGAGTGGTGGAGGAAGTGGGCCAGAGCGTGACTGCCCTCAAGCCCGGAGACAAAGTCTACGGCTGCGCCGGAGGCGTGCGCAACACGGGCGGCGCGCTGGCCGAATACATGCTGGCCGACGCGGACTTGCTGGCACCCATGCCCGGCAACCTGGGCTTTGCCGAGTCGGCCGCCCTGCCCCTGGTGAGCCTCACGGCCTGGCAAGGGCTGCACGACATGGCCAGCGTGGTCAAAGGCGCGCATGTCCTGGTGCACGGCGCTACTGGCGGCGTGGGCCACGTGGCCGTGCAGGTCGCCAAGAACCTGGGCGCGCGCGTTGCCGGCACTGTTGGCAGTGCCGATAAGGCCGAAGTGGCCCGCAGCCTGGGCGTGGAGGAGGTCATCGATTACAAGCAGGAGCCGGTGGAAGAATACGTGCGGCGGCTCACGGACGGCCAGGGCTTCGACGTGGTGATGGACACAGTGGGCGGCAAGAACCTGGAGGCCTGCTTCCCGGCCACCAAGCTCTACGGCCATGTGGTGACCACCGTGGCGCGCGGCGACCACGACCTGTCCCTGGCTCACGCGCGCGGCCTGACCATCCACTGCGTGTTCATGCTGCTGCCACTGGTCACGGGCCAGGACCGAGCCCATTACGGCCAAGTCCTGCGCCGCCTGACGGCATGGGCCGAGGACGGCAGCCTGCGGCCGCTGCTGGACAGCCGCCGCTTCGCCGTCACCGAGGCCAACGAGGCGCACGAATACTGGGCCAGCGGCAAGCACCGGGGCAAGATCGTGCTCGAATGGAGGTAA